The following coding sequences lie in one Cucurbita pepo subsp. pepo cultivar mu-cu-16 chromosome LG13, ASM280686v2, whole genome shotgun sequence genomic window:
- the LOC111808333 gene encoding calcium-transporting ATPase 4, plasma membrane-type-like has product MSETMENYLRKNFELEPKSPSEEAQMRWRSAVSIVKNRRRRFRMVADLDKRAQAEEKRRKLQEKIRVALYVQKAALHFIDAGKQGEYKLSTEVREAGFGVEPDVLASMVQIHNTKSLLHFGGIGGLARELNVSLKDGIATSEVSSRQSTYGINRYVEKPSRGFWTFVWEALHDLTLVILLVSAVVSIGVGNATEGWPKGMYDGLGIILSIFLVVIVTAVSDYNQSLQFKDLEKQKKNIIIQVTRDGCRQKVSIYDLVVGDIVHLSIGDQVPADGILVSGYSLSIDESSLSGESEPVNVDDNRPFLLAGTKVQDGSGKMLVASVGMRTEWGRLMVTLSEGGDDETPLQVKLNGVATIIGKVGLVFAVLTFIVLISRFIVHKTLHNEIGHWTSKDASTLLNYFAIAVIIIVVAVPEGLPLAVTLSLAFAMKRLMRDKALVRHLSACETMGSATCICTDKTGTLTTNHMVVDKMWICDETRTIKNSNDEIALKSSVNQTVYKLLIQSIFQNTSSEVVEGKDGRNTILGTPTETALLEFGLLLGGAFGSLNDDYKIVKVEPFNSNRKKMSVLVALPGGGFRAFCKGASEIILSMCDKVLSSNGEPLLLSDEKRTNISNIINSFANDALRTLCIAYKDITEVSSAPDRIPDDDFTLIAVVGIKDPVRPGVREAVQACLAAGITVRMVTGDNINTAKAIAKECGILTEGGLSIEGPEFRNKSQDEMEKLIPKLQVMARSSPLDKHTLVGQLRRTFKEVVAVTGDGTNDAPALHEADIGLAMGIAGTEVAKENADVVIMDDNFTTIVNVARWGRAVYINIQKFVQFQLTVNVVALMLNFISACVSGSAPLTAVQMLWVNLIMDTLGALALATEPPNEGLMKRKPIGRNVSIITGIMWRNIIGQSIYQIAVLLILKFEGKRLLDLTGPDSSIVLDTFIFNTFVFCQVFNEINSRDMERINVFGGIFGSWVFMGVMASTVGFQIIIVEFLGTFAETVGLSWKLWAASIVIGAMSLPIAMLLKCIPVANCKATCEFHDGYEPLPTGPELA; this is encoded by the exons ATGAGTGAGACGATGGAGAATTACTTGAGAAAGAACTTCGAGCTCGAGCCGAAGAGTCCGTCCGAGGAGGCTCAAATGCGATGGCGATCCGCCGTCTCTATTGTCAAGAATCGCCGCCGGAGGTTTCGCATGGTTGCTGATCTCGATAAGCGAGCTCAGGCTGAGGAAAAGCGCAGGAAACTCCAG GAAAAGATACGAGTAGCTCTATACGTACAAAAAGCAGCATTGCATTTCATTGATG CCGGGAAGCAAGGTGAATACAAGCTCTCCACAGAAGTAAGGGAAGCTGGTTTTGGAGTTGAACCTGATGTATTGGCATCCATGGTTCAAATCCACAATACCAAGAGTTTGTTACATTTCGGGGGCATTGGGGGATTGGCAAGAGAATTAAATGTTTCTCTGAAAGATGGAATTGCTACAAGTGAAGTAAGTTCAAGGCAGAGCACATACGGGATCAACCGTTACGTTGAGAAACCTTCAAGAGGGTTTTGGACGTTTGTGTGGGAAGCCCTGCATGATTTGACTCTCGTCATTCTCTTGGTTTCTGCCGTTGTTTCCATTGGCGTTGGAAATGCAACTGAAGGTTGGCCTAAAGGCATGTACGATGGACTTGGAATAATATTGAGTATCTTTCTCGTCGTGATAGTAACCGCAGTCAGTGACTATAATCAGTCCTTGCAATTTAAGGACTTggaaaaacagaagaaaaatattattattcaagTTACTAGAGATGGATGCAGACAGAAGGTTTCTATTTATGATTTGGTGGTTGGAGACATTGTTCATTTATCTATTGGAGATCAAGTTCCTGCTGATGGCATTTTGGTGTCAGGATACAGCTTATCAATAGACGAATCAAGCTTGTCAGGTGAAAGTGAACCTGTAAATGTAGATGATAATAGGCCTTTCCTTCTAGCAGGGACGAAAGTTCAGGACGGGTCTGGTAAGATGCTAGTAGCCTCTGTTGGTATGAGAACTGAATGGGGAAGATTGATGGTCACTTTGAGTGAAGGAGGAGATGACGAAACGCCACTTCAGGTAAAGCTTAACGGGGTTGCGACAATTATTGGAAAGGTCGGCTTGGTTTTTGCGGTCTTAACGTTTATAGTTCTGATCTCAAGATTTATTGTGCATAAAACATTACATAATGAGATTGGGCACTGGACATCCAAAGATGCATCGACGCTTCTGAATTACTTCGCCATTGCTGTAATTATAATTGTTGTTGCAGTTCCAGAAGGATTGCCTCTAGCCGTGACACTAAGTCTTGCCTTTGCCATGAAAAGGTTGATGAGGGATAAGGCACTTGTGAGGCATCTCTCCGCGTGTGAAACTATGGGTTCTGCAACCTGCATTTGCACCGATAAAACAGGTACATTAACAACGAACCACATGGTCGTCGACAAAATGTGGATTTGTGATGAAACGAGGACAATAAAAAATTCCAATGACGAAATTGCATTGAAATCCTCCGTAAATCAAACAGTATACAAGCTCCTTATACAatctatatttcaaaataccAGCTCCGAGGTAGTCGAAGGCAAAGATGGGAGGAACACCATTTTAGGTACTCCAACTGAGACTGCATTGCTAGAATTTGGCTTGCTTTTAGGTGGTGCTTTTGGATCATTGAATGATGATTATAAGATAGTCAAAGTTGAGCCATTCAAttcaaatagaaagaaaatgtcTGTTCTTGTGGCTCTTCCCGGTGGTGGCTTTCGAGCATTCTGCAAAGGAGCATCAGAAATCATTTTATCCATGTGTGACAAGGTTCTCAGTTCTAATGGAGAACCATTGCTTCTTTCAGACGAAAAACGAACAAACATCTCGAATATCATCAATAGCTTCGCCAACGACGCTCTCAGAACTCTATGCATCGCTTATAAGGATATAACAGAAGTTTCTTCAGCACCAGACAGAATCCCAGATGATGATTTTACTTTAATAGCTGTTGTTGGCATTAAAGATCCTGTACGTCCTGGTGTAAGGGAAGCAGTTCAGGCTTGTTTGGCTGCTGGAATTACCGTAAGAATGGTAACTGGGGATAACATCAATACCGCTAAAGCCATAGCCAAAGAGTGTGGTATCTTGACAGAAGGTGGTTTATCCATAGAAGGGCCAGAATTCCGCAACAAAAGCCAAGATGAAATGGAGAAGTTAATACCAAAACTCCag GTGATGGCTCGTTCATCTCCTCTTGACAAGCACACCTTGGTCGGGCAGCTAAGGAGAACGTTCAAAGAAGTGGTGGCTGTCACAGGCGATGGCACTAATGATGCCCCTGCCTTGCACGAGGCCGACATTGGATTGGCCATGGGTATTGCAGGAACAGAG GTTGCCAAAGAAAACGCCGACGTAGTCATAATGGATGATAATTTCACAACCATCGTGAATGTTGCAAGATGGGGACGTGCAGTTTACATCAACATTCAGAAATTCGTACAGTTCCAGCTTACAGTCAACGTAGTCGCTCTCATGCTCAATTTCATATCCGCATGCGTTTCAG GTTCTGCTCCTCTCACCGCTGTTCAAATGCTATGGGTGAACTTAATAATGGACACACTTGGAGCTCTGGCATTGGCCACTGAGCCTCCCAATGAAGGGCTGATGAAACGAAAACCAATAGGAAGAAACGTTAGTATCATCACTGGGATCATGTGGAGGAACATCATCGGTCAGAGTATCTATCAAATCGCTGTCTTATTAATcttgaaatttgaaggaaaGCGCTTGTTGGATCTCACCGGTCCTGATTCGAGTATCGTTCTCGACACATTCATTTTCAACACGTTCGTGTTTTGCCAG GTGTTTAACGAAATAAACAGCCGTGACATGGAGCGGATAAACGTTTTCGGAGGGATATTTGGTAGTTGGGTGTTCATGGGAGTGATGGCATCCACAGTTGGTTTCCAGATCATAATAGTTGAATTCCTTGGGACATTCGCAGAAACAGTGGGATTAAGCTGGAAGTTATGGGCAGCCAGCATCGTAATCGGAGCTATGAGTCTGCCAATAGCAATGTTGCTGAAATGCATTCCTGTTGCAAACTGCAAGGCCACATGCGAGTTCCACGATGGTTATGAGCCGCTCCCCACCGGTCCAGAATTGGCCTGA
- the LOC111809104 gene encoding V-type proton ATPase subunit C, with protein sequence MASRYWMVSLPVQGSASSLWNRLQEQISKHSFDTPLYRLNVPNLRVGTLDSLLSLSDDLLKSNSFMEGVSQKIKRQIEELEKVSGVESNVLTVDGVPVDSYLTRFVWDEAKYPTISPLRDIVDNIHSQVAKTEDDLKIRVAEYNNVRSQLNAINRKQSGSLAVRDISNLVKPEDIIISEHLTTLLVVVPKYSQKEWLSSYETLTSYVVPRSSKKLYEDNEYALYSVTLFNRVADNFKTSAREKGFQIREFEYSPEAQESRKQELEKLVQDQESLRSSLLQWSYASYAEVFISWMHFCAVRVFAESILRYGLPPSFLASVLAPSVKSEKKVRSILEGLCDSANSTYWKTEDEVGGAMAGLGGDSDAHPYVSFTINLA encoded by the exons ATGGCGAGCAGATACTGGATGGTCTCTTTACCTGTTCAAGGCTCCGCCTCTTCCCTATGGAATCGCCTTCAAGAGCAAATCTCCAAGCATTCTTTCGATACTCCTCTATACAGA cTCAATGTTCCTAATCTCCGCGTAGGAACGCTGGATTCGCTCCTTTCCCTCAGCGATGATCTTCTCAAG TCGAACAGCTTTATGGAAGGAGTTTCCCAGAAAATCAAACGGCAGATCGAGGAACTAGAGAAGGTTTCTGGTGTGGAGAGCAATGTTTTGACGGTTGATGGAGTCCCCGTTGATTCGTATCTTACTAG GTTTGTGTGGGATGAAGCCAAGTACCCAACAATATCGCCTCTGAGAGACATTGTGGATAACATTCACAGTCAAGTGGCCAAGACTGAGGATGACCTGAAG ATTCGCGTTGCTGAGTACAATAATGTGCGGAGTCAACTTAATGCCATTAACAGAAAGCAAAGTGGAAG CTTAGCAGTCCGTGATATTTCCAATCTTGTAAAACCAGAGGACATAATTATCTCAGAACATCTAACAACCCTTCTTGTGGTTGTTCCTAAGTACTCACAGAAGGAGTGGCTATCTAGCTATGAAACACTGACTAGCTATGTG GTTCCCAGGTCTTCCAAGAAGTTATACGAGGATAATGAATATGCCCTTTACTCCGTAACACTCTTTAATCGCGTTGCAGACAATTTCAAAACAAGTGCACGTGAAAAAGGGTTCCAG ATTCGTGAATTTGAATATAGTCCAGAAGCACAAGAGAGTAGAAAACAGGAGTTAGAAAAGTTGGTGCAGGACCAGGAAAGTTTGAGAAGTTCTTTATTGCAGTGGTCATACGCTAGTTATGCTGAG GTTTTCATTTCCTGGATGCACTTTTGTGCCGTACGTGTCTTTGCTGAGAGTATCCTGAGATACGGCTTACCACCATCCTTCTTG GCATCTGTTTTGGCACCATCTGTTAAAAGTGAGAAGAAAGTACGATCAATCCTTGAAGGTTTGTGTGACAGTGCTAACAG TACATATTGGAAAACTGAAGATGAAGTGGGAGGAGCGATGGCTGGTCTGGGGGGAGACTCTGATGCACATCCATATGTCTCCTTCACAATCAATCTTGCCTAA
- the LOC111809014 gene encoding DNA-directed RNA polymerase II subunit RPB7, giving the protein MFFHIVLERNMQLHPRHFGRNLRDNLVSKLMKDVEGTCSGRHGFIVAITGIENIGKGLISDGTGFVTFPVKYQCVVFRPFKGEILEAIVTMVNKMGFFAEAGPVQIFVSNHLIPDDMEFQSGDMPNYTTSDGSVKIQKDSEVRLKIIGTRVDATEIFCIGTIKDDFLGVINDPAAA; this is encoded by the exons ATGTTCTTCCACATAGTCTTGGAGAGGAACATGCAGCTGCATCCACGGCACTTTGGCCGTAATCTCCGTGACAATCTGGTGTCCAAACTCATGAAAGATGTTGAGGGTACTTGCAG TGGTCGACATGGTTTCATAGTAGCAATTACGGGAATTGAGAACATTGGTAAAGGATTGATTAGCGACGGGACAGGTTTCGTCACTTTTCCCGTTAAATACCAATGCGTCGTGTTTCGACCATTCAAGGGAGAAATCTTAGAAGCAATTGTTACTATGGTAAACAAG ATGGGTTTCTTTGCTGAAGCTGGACCTGTTcagatttttgtttcaaaccAT TTGATACCAGATGATATGGAGTTCCAGTCTGGAGATATGCCAAACTATACCACTTCAGATGGATCA GTTAAGATTCAGAAGGACAGCGAAGTTCGATTAAAGATAATCGGGACTCGAGTCGATGCAACTGAAATA TTTTGTATTGGAACCATTAAAGATGACTTCTTGGGTGTCATAAATGACCCTGCGGCAGCTTAG
- the LOC111809013 gene encoding nucleolin-like: MAETASSREETAFDGKRKPADPCCEAKEERSNKIQKLEVVEGEPCNDVKKNGDNGDHKQGDEQIDNISSAAEGKDDGVLAADVDAGDEGEDDDDEDDCENGEKSSGKAAKEDRKGKGIMKDDKGKGKLIEEDDDDDDDDEDSSDDGSEFDNEESDLSDDPLAEVDLDNILPSRTRRRTVHPGVYFATDLGNEDDDSSDSDA, translated from the coding sequence ATGGCGGAAACTGCCAGTAGTAGAGAGGAGACTGCATTCGATGGGAAGCGCAAACCTGCTGATCCCTGCTGCGAAGCGAAAGAGGAGCGTTCGAACAAGATTCAGAAGCTTGAAGTGGTTGAGGGCGAACCCTGTAATGATGTAAAGAAGAATGGTGACAATGGAGACCATAAGCAAGGTGATGAACAGATTGATAACATTTCTTCGGCTGCGGAAGGGAAAGATGATGGAGTTCTTGCAGCTGATGTAGATGCGGGGGACGAGGGAGAGGATGACGATGATGAAGACGACTGTGAGAACGGTGAAAAGTCGAGTGGGAAAGCGGCTAAGGAGGATCGTAAGGGGAAGGGTATCATGAAGGATgacaaaggaaaagggaaattgATAGAggaagacgacgacgacgacgacgacgatgaaGATTCCAGTGATGATGGAAGCGAATTTGACAATGAAGAAAGTGATTTGTCGGATGATCCACTTGCGGAGGTCGATCTGGACAACATCCTTCCTTCTAGGACGCGGAGGCGAACGGTTCACCCTGGAGTGTATTTTGCTACGGATCTTGGGAACGAAGACGATGATAGCAGCGACAGCGATGCTTGA